The DNA sequence AACCGCATCCAGGACATGCGCGGCGGCAAGGACTACGACGCCAGTTTCACCACCCGGATGCGCGGCACGGGCGTGTGGGCCGACCTGCTGCACCAGCGCTTCGAGAAGGCCAGCCGGCGCCTGGGCATCGATCATCGCAATCGCGCTTTTGCGACGCTGGATGCCAGTCGTTTCCGGCGCCCCGTGGTGGTGCCGCCGCTGCCGCAGGCCGGGCGTGGCGACCAAGGCAGCGGGGGGCAGCTTGACCTGTTCTGAGCGGTCGGCATGGTGGCTGGTACACTGCGCGCTTTGAACACATCTTCATATCGGTCTCATGCATACCCTGGAACAATTGCGCAGCGGCGCGCTCAAGGGCATTACCCGTCTGTCGCTGTCCTGCGGCCTGCGCGAATTCCCGCGAGAAATCTTCACCCTGGCTGAAACCCTCGAGATTCTGGACCTCAGCGGCAACCAACTGAATGCCTTGCCGGAAGATCTGCCGCGCCTGACCCGGTTGCGCATCATTTTCTGTTCCGACAATCCCTTCACGGAGCTGCCGGCCGTGCTGGGTCGTTGTCCGGCACTGGAGATGATCGGTTTCAAGGCCAACCGCATCGAACACGTGCCAGCGGCATCGCTGCCGCCCACGCTGCGCTGGCTGGTGCTCACGGACAACCGCATCGAAGCGCTGCCGGCCAGCATCGGGCAATGTACGCGCCTGCAAAAGCTGATGCTGGCCGGTAACCGCCTGCGCACGCTGCCAGCTGAACTGGCGGGCTGCCGCAACCTGGAACTGCTGCGCCTGGCGGCCAATGCGCTGCAGGCGTTTCCACACTGGTTGCTGACGCTGCCGCGTTTGAGCTGGCTGGCCATGGCCGGCAATCCCTGGTGTGCGGCGGTGGAAGAGGGGGCGGATCGACTTGCCCAGGTGGCCCCCATCGTCTGGGACGACTTGCAGCTGGGCGAGAAACTGGGCGAAGGAGCTTCCGGCGTGATCCATGCCGCACGCTGGAAGACTGGCGCGACGGCGCAGGCGGTGGCGGTCAAGCTCTTCAAGGGCGCGGTCACCAGCGATGGCTTGCCGGAGCGCGAAATGGCGGCTTGCATCAGGGCCGGCAGTCATCGCGGGCTCATTCCGGTGCTGGGCCGCTTGCAAGATCATCCGCAAGCCGTGCAGGGGCTGGTGATGCCGCTGATCGATCCCGCCTTCACGACCCTAGCCGGGCCGCCCAGCCTGCAATCCTGCACGCGCGACGTCTATCCGCAGGAAGGCAAGCTGCCCTGGAGCCAGGTGATGGCCATCGCCAGCGATATCGCCTCGGCGGCGGCACACCTGCACGCCCAGGGCATCGTCCATGGCGATCTCTATGGTCATAACATCCTGCATCGGGAGGGCGCCGCCTTGCTGGGGGATTTCGGGGCGGCCTGGCTCTACGATGCCAGCCAGCCTCATGCCTGGGGCGTGCAAGCCATGGAAGTGCGGGCTTATGGATGTCTGTTGGAGGAATTGCTGGCACATGGACAGCCAACAGATGAGACCGGCCAGAAGCAGCGCACCGCCTTGGCCGGTTTGTGTCAGGCCTGCCTGTCGGCTGATGCGGCCTCCCGGCCGCATTTCGAGGCCATCGTGGCCTTGCTCGATGCGCTGGCCTGAGGCTGAGGCTTGGGCGGGCTAGGCCCGCTCGCTGGAGCGCAGCAGCACCACCAGCGCCCCGGCCCCGCCATCGGCGGCGCGGGCCTGGCAAAAGGCCATTACTTCATCTTTCTGCGCCAGCCAGTTGCGTACCTTGTGCTTCAAGACCGGCTCTTTGTTCACTGAGCCCAGACCCTTGCCATGGATCACCCGCACGCAGCGCAGGCCGCGGCGGCGCGACTGGCGCAAGAATTCACCTAGTGCTTCGCGCGCCTGATCCCGGCGATAGCCATGCAGGTCGAGCTGGGCCTGGATCACCCAGTTGCCGCGGCGCAGCTTGCTCAAGACATCCACCCCCACGCCGGGGCGGGCGAAACTGAGGTTTTCGTCGCTGTCCATCAAGGTGTCGACGGTGAATTCGTCGGACAGCGACTCCAGCAGCGCGGCCTGTTCATCGGCCAGGTGCTGGCGGGCAATCGGTGGCGGCAGTTGCGGTGGGTGGAGGGCCTTGTCGGCCGCCTTGGGACGCAAGGGCGCGACTGTGCCGATGCTGTTGCGGAAGAGATTGGCTTCCGCGCGCTCTGCCGCTTCCTGGCGCTGGCGCTCGGCCAAGGCCAGTGCCCGTGCTTTTTCCTGTTCCTGCAAATCGCGGCGCAATCCCTGGAGCGCCGAGAAATCCTTCATTGTCGCCATGACAGCCACCCAACCCTGTAGCGAATTATCCCTGAGCGGGCTACTTTAGCAGAAGCGGGGCGACTCTTCAGCCCGGCGTGCTCAGCCGCAGGCCACCTGGATGACGACCAGGCCCGGATCGACGTGCAGATTCAGGCGGCGTGGGTTGAAGTCCATGGTGGCGGCGCTGTCGGGCTTGAGTACCCGGATCTGGCTGGCGCCGGAATCGGCCAGGGCCTGTTGTTCCAGCTGGGCATTGAGATTTTCACCGATCAGGTGCTCGGCGCGGGCGACATTGCATTGCCCTGCAGCATCGGCGCTCTCGTTTTCGCGCGAAGCGCTGCAAGCGATCAGGACGGCACCCAGACCTAAGGAGGCCAGCAGCGCCTTGATCGCAGGCGGCATCCGGGAAGGCGGAGCAGGAGGCGGTAAGTAGGACACGGTGCTTTCCTCGATCGGGATGATTTTAATTGGTCTGGTTGCTCGAATGAAAACAAAAAAGCCGGGACGAAAAACTCGTCACCGGCTCTTTGAGTGCCCGTTGCGCTACGAGTTCTCGCAGCGCAGCATTTTACATCAATTTACTTTATTCCAAGCCTTCCAGATAACGCTGTGCATCCAGTGCTGCCATGCAACCCGTGCCGGCGCTGGTAATGGCCTGGCGGTACACATGGTCCTGCACGTCGCCGGCAGCGAAGACGCCGTCGATGCTGGTGGCCGTGGCAAAACCCTCGGTGCCGGTGCGGGTCTTCAGATAACCGTTGTGCATTTCCAACTGGCCTTCGAAGATGCTGGTATTGGGCTTGTGACCGATGGCCACGAACAGGCCATGCACCGGGATGTCGGTGATGGCGCCATCCTGGGTGGACTTGATCTTGATGCCGGTCACGCCACTGTCGTCGCCGACCACTTCATCCAGGGTGGAGTGCCACTGGATGGCGATCTTGCCCTCGCTGACCTTGTGCAGCAGGCGGTCGATCAGAATGGGCTCGGCGCGGAACTTGTCGCGGCGGTGCACGATGGTGACCTTGCTGGCGATGTTGGAGAGATACAGCGCCTCTTCCACGGCGGTGTTGCCGCCGCCGATGACGGCCACCTCCTTGCCGCGATAGAAGAACCCGTCACAGGTGGCGCAGGCCGACACGCCACGGCCCATGAAGGCTTGTTCCGAGGGCAGGCCCAGGTATTGCGCCGAGGCACCGGTGGCGATGATGAGCGCGTCCGCCGTGTATTCACCGTTGTCGCCGATCAGGCGGAAGGGGCGCTCGGAGAGCTTGGTAGTGTGGATGTGGTCGAAGATGATCTCGGTATTGAAGCGTTCGGCGTGCTGCTGCAGGCGCTGCATCAGTTCCGGGCCTTGCACGCCCAGCGGGTCGCCCGGCCAGTTCTCGACGTCGGTGGTGGTCATCAGTTGGCCGCCTTGCTCCACGCCGGTGATCAACACCGGGTTCAGGTTGGCGCGCGCGGCGTAGACGGCGGCGCTATAGCCGGCGGGGCCGGAGCCGAGAATCAGGACCTTGGCATGTTTGGGCGTGCTCATAATTTACTCATCAAAAATGTTATGGGTGTGCCATCCAGCTTGAGGCGACTCCCGGGATTTCAATTCCCATGGCCGACCGGTCTTGATCCAGGCCAGTCAGGGCGAGTGGGCAAGCTTGCCAGCGCACAAGTTTGCGCTTTGACGCGCTGCAAAACGGGTAAGATTATAGTCCAAGCCCCCGCTCGGCCTCATGGAATTACGCTATGCAAGCAATAGCCGGGCCGGCCACGGGAAAATGCAGGCAAATGCAGGTTTGCTGTCCCATAGATGAATAAAATGACAGCACGAGAAGAACGATAGCGACAAATGCCGGTCAGTGCAGCGGCAGCCTTTGCTGTCCAGCGCAAAATCGCGAAGCGCCAATTCAATGCCGTTACAATGACGGCTAGTTTTTTTTGCACGGAAGTTATGTCCAAGACGAGTCAAGCCCACATCCGCACCACCAAGACGCCGGCGCCTCCCATGCCCAACCGGCTGGTGCGGCTGTTATCCGAAGCGCGCTGGCTGGCGCTGCTGGCCTTGCTGGCCTACCTGGCGTTGATCCTGCTGAGCTATTCCAAGACCGACCCCGGCTGGTCGGTGGCCAGCGCGGTGCCGCGCGTGGGCAACTGGGGTGGGCGCGTGGGTGCCTGGACCGCGGACCTGATGCTGTACATCTTCGGCCTGTCGGCCTGGTGGTGGTGCGTGCTGGTAGGGCGTTCGGTGTGGACCGGCTATCGCCGCCTGTCCAATCGCTTTCTGGTGGCCCAGCCAGTGGAGCCGGAGCACCAGCAGGAACCGCTGATTCGCGCTGTGGGCTTTGTCTTCATGTTGACCGGCAGCATGGGCATCGAATTCACCCGGATGCACCGTTTCGCCCCCAAGCTGCCGCATTCCTCCGGTGGTGTGCTGGGCGAGATGATCGGCACGGCCATGCAGCCCACCTTCGGCTTTACCGGCTCCACGCTATTGCTGTTGCTGCTGTTCGGACTGGGTTTTTCGCTGCTGTTCCAGGTGTCGTGGTTGGCCGCGGTGGAGCGCATTGGCGGTCTGATCGAAGATGGCCTGTTTGCCGTGCGCGACTTCTTCGCCGCCCGCGCCGACCGCCGTGCCGGCCAGGAAGCCGCGGTCAAGCGCGAGGAAACCGTGGTGCAGGAACGCGCCAAGATCGTGGAAGCCCCGCCGATCCGCATCGAGCCGCAGATCGTGGAAGTGCAAAAGTCCGACCGCGTGCAGAAGGAAAAGCAGACCAGCCTCTTCGATGACTTGAACAGCGAACTGCCGCCGCTGTCGCTGCTGGATGAGGCCCCGCCGGCCCAGCAGACGGTGTCGGTGGAAACCCTGGAATTCACCAGCCGCCTGATCGAAAAGAAGTTGGCCGACTTTGGCGTGGAGGTCAAGGTGGTGGCGGCCTATCCTGGCCCGGTGATCACCCGCTACGAGATCGAGCCGGCCACCGGCGTCAAGGGCAGCCAGATCGTCAACCTGGCGCGCGACCTGGCGCGGTCGTTGTCGCTGACCTCGATTCGCGTGGTGGAAGTCATCCAGGGCAAGAATTACATGGGCCTGGAACTGCCCAACCCCAAGCGCCAGATTGTGCGTCTGACTGAAATCCTCGGTTCCAAGGTCTACAACGACAGCCACTCCAGCCTGACCGTGGCGTTGGGCAAGGACATCGCCGGCAACCCGGTGGTGGCCGACCTGGCCAAGATGCCGCACTTGCTGGTGGCCGGTACCACCGGCTCGGGCAAGTCGGTGGGTATCAATGCCACCATTCTTTCGCTGCTCTACAAGTCCTCGCCGCGCCAGGTGCGCCTGATCCTGATCGACCCCAAGATGCTGGAACTGTCGATCTACGAGGGCATCCCGCACCTGCTGGCGCCGGTGGTGACCGACATGCGCCAGGCCGGCCACGCCCTGAACTGGGCGGTGGAAGAGATGGAGCGCCGCTACAAGAAGATGTCCAAGCTGGGCGTGCGCAACCTGGCCGGCTACAACCAGAAGATCGCCGATGCCGACAAGCGCGGCGAGAAGATCCCCAATCCCTTCAGCCTCACCCCGGATGCCCCGGAACCGCTGGAGCAACTGGAAACCATCGTCATCATCATCGACGAACTGGCCGACCTGATGATGGTGGTGGGCAAGAAGGTCGAAGAACTGATCGCCCGCATCGCCCAGAAGGCGCGTGCAGCCGGCATTCACCTGATCCTGGCCACGCAGCGGCCGTCGGTGGACGTCATTACCGGCCTGATCAAGGCCAACGTGCCGACCCGTATCGCCTTCCAGGTCTCGTCCAAGATCGACTCGCGCACCATCCTTGACCAGATGGGTGCGGAAACCCTGCTGGGCATGGGCGACATGCTCTACAACCCGCCCGGCACCGGCCTGCCGGTACGGGTCCACGGCGCCTTCGTCTCGGACGATGAAGTGCACCGCGTGGTGGAACACCTCAAGAGCCAGGGGGAACCGAATTACATCGAGGGCATCCTAGAGGGAGGCGTGCTGGAGGACGCCGAGGGTGGCGGCGGCAGCGGTGCTGCGGCTGGCGCCGGTGGCGGCGAGGGCGATGAGATGTACGACCAGGCCGTGGCCGTGGTCTTGAAACATCGCCGCGCCTCGATCTCGCTGGTGCAGCGTCACTTGCGCATCGGCTACAACCGCGCGGCGCGCTTGCTGGAGCAGATGGAGCAGAGTGGTCTGGTGTCCACCATGCAATCCAACGGCAACCGTGAAATCCTGGTGCCGGCCGGTGCCAGCGATGCCGCCGAATAAGCTTGCACCAAGCGTTCACCAAGCGCTCACCCCCATCGTTCAGAACGCCCTGAAGGCCGGCCACTATCGTGCCGGCCGCCACCTCGCCGGTGGCACTCCGTCAAGAAGGAATCGAATAACATGGACAATTCCAGTCATTACAGCAACTCTGGCAACTCCTCCCGCTCGCGCGGCGCGCAAGCCCGCCGCTTCAACCTGCGCCGCCTGATGATGGCTGCCGGCCTGTCGGCCCTGGCCGTGGCCGGCGCCATCACCGTCACCGCGCTGACCCCGGGCCGCGCCTCGGCCGCCGCCCTGGACCAGTTCAAGCAATTCGTCAGCAGCACGCAGTCGGCCAAGGGTGCCTTCACCCAGCGCATGGTGCGCGTCGAGAACGGCAAGTCCAAGGTGGTCAACACCTCCAGCGGCAGCTTCGTGTTTTCGCGCCCGGGCAAGTTCATCTGGACCTATCAGAAGCCCTATGAACAGGTGATCCAGGCCGATGGGGAAAAACTCTTCATCTACGACAAGGACTTGAACCAGGTCACCACCAAGCAACTGGGCAATGCGCTGGGTTCCTCGCCGGCGGCCATCCTGTTCGGCAGCAATGACCTGGAAAAAAACTTCACCTTGAAGGAAGCCGGCACCAAGGATGGCCTGGAGTGGCTGCAAGCCGTCCCCAAAAGCCGCGACACCACCTTCGACAGCATCGGCATTGGCTTGAAGAATGGCACCCCGGTAGCGATGGAATTGCATGACACCTTCGGTCAGGTCTCGCTGCTCAGTTTCGACAGCTTCGAGAAGAACCCGCCACTGAAGGTCAACAGCTTCAACTTCACCATTCCCAAGGGCGCCGACGTGTTCAACAACTGATCACGCCGGCCAGCCAAGAACACAGCCCCGCAGGCTTGCGCGTGCGGGGCTGTTCTTTTGGAGCGGCGGCTCAGGCTGGCGGCATTTGCAGCAGCGCCAGCTTGTCGGGCACATCCTTCCATTGCTCATGTCCCGCCATGGGCGGCTTGACCTGAGTGATGGGTTGCCAGCCGGGCAGCTTGGCCAGCTTGGCGTTGAGGTCTTCGAAGTGGGCCAGGGCGGCGGGCAGGTCGGTGGCGTTGTAGATGGCGCCGACCGGGCATTCCGGCACGCACATGGAGCAATCGATGCAGCCATCCGGGTCGATCACCAGGAAGTTCGGTCCTTCCACGAAGCAATCCATCGGACAGACGTTGACGCAATCGGTGTACTTGCACTGGATACAGGCATCGGTGACGACGAAGGGCATGGAGGACGGTGGAAAAAGGGCAGGGTGAAGGAAAAGGGCGAGGCCGCATTCTAGCGCCTGTGCCGATTGCCTGCTGACCGCGCATGGTTGCGCCTGATGGCCCCTGATGCGGGCCTGCTGCGTTAGACTACGGCCTTTGGTGAACGCGCCTTGCAATCCGGCGCTGCGCCCGCATCCTGATGAATATGAACTTTATTTCCGAGACCGCCCTGCGGCCCTTTTTCCTCGTTGACCTGAACCAGGTGCAGGAGCCTCGCCATGGCTGACCTGTTCGCGCAAGAACCCGCCGCGCCCCTGGCCGAAGCGCTGCGTCCCAAGACCCTGGATGAGGTCATCGGTCAATCGCACCTGCTGGGCGAAGGCAAGCCCTTGCGTCTGGCCTTTCAGTCCGGCAAGCCGCACTCCATGATCTTCTGGGGCCCGCCGGGCGTGGGCAAGACCACGCTGGCGCGGCTGACGGCCACGGCGTTCCAGTGTGAATTCATCGCCTTGTCGGCGGTGTTCTCGGGCGTCAAGGATATCCGCGCGGCGATGGAGCAGGCCGAGCAGAACCTGTCCATGGGCAAGCACACCATCTTGTTCGTCGATGAAATCCATCGTTTCAACAAGTCGCAGCAGGATGCGCTGTTGCCCTATGCCGAAAGCGGCCTGGTGACCTTCATCGGGGCCACGACCGAGAATCCATCGTTTGAGGTCAACTCGGCGCTGCTCTCGCGTGCCCAGGTGTATGTGCTCAAGTCGCTCACCGACGACGAACTCAAGCTGCTGCTCAAGCGCGCACAGGAAAAGGTGCTGGGCGAGCTGCAATTCGACGCCCAGGCGACCGACACCATCATCGGCTATGCCGATGGCGACGCCCGCCGCTTCCTGAACCTGTTGGAGCAGACCGAGACCGCTGCCCGCACCACCGGCACCACCCTGGTCACGGCCGAGTTCCTGCAGAATGCGCTGACCTTGAACAGCCGTCGCTTCGACAAGGGCGGCGACAACTTCTACGACCAGATCTCGGCGCTGCACAAGTCGGTGCGTGGCTCGCACCCGGATGCTGCGCTGTACTGGCTCACGCGTATGCTCGATGGCGGCGCCGATCCGCGCTACCTGTCACGGCGCATCGTACGCATGGCCTGGGAAGACATCGGCCTGGCCGACCCGCGCGCCATGCAGATCGCCAACGATGCCGCGCTCACCTACGAGCGCCTGGGCAGCCCGGAAGGCGAACTGGCGCTGGGCCAGGCGGTGATCTACCTGGCCGTGGCGGCCAAGAGCAATGCCGGCTACAACGCCTATAACGCGGCACGCGCTTTCGTGAAGCAAGACAAGAGCCGGGAAGTGCCGGTGCACCTGCGCAATGCGCCGACCAAGCTGATGAAGGAGTTGGGCTATGGGCATGAGTATCGCTATGCCCATGATGAACCCAATGCCTATGCCGCTGGGGAGACCTACCTGCCCGAGGGCATAGCGGAGCCGGGGTGGTATCAGCCGGTTCCGCGCGGTCTGGAAATCAAGATCGGAGAGAAGCTGGCCACCTTGCGGCAGTGGGATGAAGAGGTCGGCAAGAAGTGAGAAAAGCATCCGGCTGGATGCTTTTTTTCTGCAAAATTCCATTAATTCTTGTGGAGGTCTGTGTTGTACTTTAGCATGCGTACGCATGCTTGTGAAAGGACAATATATGACGTGGAATCGTCAGAAGAGTGACCTGGAAGCCATGATGGTCAAGGTGCTCAAGAAGAAAAAGAAGGCACTTAGCCTGGGGGAGGTTGTCTCGGCCATTCAGAAGATGGAGCCCGCAGCCTTCAGTGGGAAGACTCCCACCAATTCCTTGTATTCCATCGTCTATAGGCGAGAAAAACGTCGCGTTGAAAACGGCAAGCAGCCGCTTTTCTCCATCGAGAAAGAGAGAAATGCTGCTCTCTATTCTCTGAATCCGAAGTGCAAAGAAATACCATGAAAAAAGCGCCGCAT is a window from the Herbaspirillum rubrisubalbicans genome containing:
- the fdxA gene encoding ferredoxin FdxA, which encodes MPFVVTDACIQCKYTDCVNVCPMDCFVEGPNFLVIDPDGCIDCSMCVPECPVGAIYNATDLPAALAHFEDLNAKLAKLPGWQPITQVKPPMAGHEQWKDVPDKLALLQMPPA
- the trxB gene encoding thioredoxin-disulfide reductase, with the protein product MSTPKHAKVLILGSGPAGYSAAVYAARANLNPVLITGVEQGGQLMTTTDVENWPGDPLGVQGPELMQRLQQHAERFNTEIIFDHIHTTKLSERPFRLIGDNGEYTADALIIATGASAQYLGLPSEQAFMGRGVSACATCDGFFYRGKEVAVIGGGNTAVEEALYLSNIASKVTIVHRRDKFRAEPILIDRLLHKVSEGKIAIQWHSTLDEVVGDDSGVTGIKIKSTQDGAITDIPVHGLFVAIGHKPNTSIFEGQLEMHNGYLKTRTGTEGFATATSIDGVFAAGDVQDHVYRQAITSAGTGCMAALDAQRYLEGLE
- a CDS encoding I78 family peptidase inhibitor, whose protein sequence is MSYLPPPAPPSRMPPAIKALLASLGLGAVLIACSASRENESADAAGQCNVARAEHLIGENLNAQLEQQALADSGASQIRVLKPDSAATMDFNPRRLNLHVDPGLVVIQVACG
- a CDS encoding leucine-rich repeat-containing protein kinase family protein: MHTLEQLRSGALKGITRLSLSCGLREFPREIFTLAETLEILDLSGNQLNALPEDLPRLTRLRIIFCSDNPFTELPAVLGRCPALEMIGFKANRIEHVPAASLPPTLRWLVLTDNRIEALPASIGQCTRLQKLMLAGNRLRTLPAELAGCRNLELLRLAANALQAFPHWLLTLPRLSWLAMAGNPWCAAVEEGADRLAQVAPIVWDDLQLGEKLGEGASGVIHAARWKTGATAQAVAVKLFKGAVTSDGLPEREMAACIRAGSHRGLIPVLGRLQDHPQAVQGLVMPLIDPAFTTLAGPPSLQSCTRDVYPQEGKLPWSQVMAIASDIASAAAHLHAQGIVHGDLYGHNILHREGAALLGDFGAAWLYDASQPHAWGVQAMEVRAYGCLLEELLAHGQPTDETGQKQRTALAGLCQACLSADAASRPHFEAIVALLDALA
- a CDS encoding Smr/MutS family protein, which gives rise to MATMKDFSALQGLRRDLQEQEKARALALAERQRQEAAERAEANLFRNSIGTVAPLRPKAADKALHPPQLPPPIARQHLADEQAALLESLSDEFTVDTLMDSDENLSFARPGVGVDVLSKLRRGNWVIQAQLDLHGYRRDQAREALGEFLRQSRRRGLRCVRVIHGKGLGSVNKEPVLKHKVRNWLAQKDEVMAFCQARAADGGAGALVVLLRSSERA
- a CDS encoding replication-associated recombination protein A, with the protein product MADLFAQEPAAPLAEALRPKTLDEVIGQSHLLGEGKPLRLAFQSGKPHSMIFWGPPGVGKTTLARLTATAFQCEFIALSAVFSGVKDIRAAMEQAEQNLSMGKHTILFVDEIHRFNKSQQDALLPYAESGLVTFIGATTENPSFEVNSALLSRAQVYVLKSLTDDELKLLLKRAQEKVLGELQFDAQATDTIIGYADGDARRFLNLLEQTETAARTTGTTLVTAEFLQNALTLNSRRFDKGGDNFYDQISALHKSVRGSHPDAALYWLTRMLDGGADPRYLSRRIVRMAWEDIGLADPRAMQIANDAALTYERLGSPEGELALGQAVIYLAVAAKSNAGYNAYNAARAFVKQDKSREVPVHLRNAPTKLMKELGYGHEYRYAHDEPNAYAAGETYLPEGIAEPGWYQPVPRGLEIKIGEKLATLRQWDEEVGKK
- the lolA gene encoding outer membrane lipoprotein chaperone LolA, which translates into the protein MDNSSHYSNSGNSSRSRGAQARRFNLRRLMMAAGLSALAVAGAITVTALTPGRASAAALDQFKQFVSSTQSAKGAFTQRMVRVENGKSKVVNTSSGSFVFSRPGKFIWTYQKPYEQVIQADGEKLFIYDKDLNQVTTKQLGNALGSSPAAILFGSNDLEKNFTLKEAGTKDGLEWLQAVPKSRDTTFDSIGIGLKNGTPVAMELHDTFGQVSLLSFDSFEKNPPLKVNSFNFTIPKGADVFNN
- a CDS encoding HTH domain-containing protein → MTWNRQKSDLEAMMVKVLKKKKKALSLGEVVSAIQKMEPAAFSGKTPTNSLYSIVYRREKRRVENGKQPLFSIEKERNAALYSLNPKCKEIP
- a CDS encoding DNA translocase FtsK, producing MSKTSQAHIRTTKTPAPPMPNRLVRLLSEARWLALLALLAYLALILLSYSKTDPGWSVASAVPRVGNWGGRVGAWTADLMLYIFGLSAWWWCVLVGRSVWTGYRRLSNRFLVAQPVEPEHQQEPLIRAVGFVFMLTGSMGIEFTRMHRFAPKLPHSSGGVLGEMIGTAMQPTFGFTGSTLLLLLLFGLGFSLLFQVSWLAAVERIGGLIEDGLFAVRDFFAARADRRAGQEAAVKREETVVQERAKIVEAPPIRIEPQIVEVQKSDRVQKEKQTSLFDDLNSELPPLSLLDEAPPAQQTVSVETLEFTSRLIEKKLADFGVEVKVVAAYPGPVITRYEIEPATGVKGSQIVNLARDLARSLSLTSIRVVEVIQGKNYMGLELPNPKRQIVRLTEILGSKVYNDSHSSLTVALGKDIAGNPVVADLAKMPHLLVAGTTGSGKSVGINATILSLLYKSSPRQVRLILIDPKMLELSIYEGIPHLLAPVVTDMRQAGHALNWAVEEMERRYKKMSKLGVRNLAGYNQKIADADKRGEKIPNPFSLTPDAPEPLEQLETIVIIIDELADLMMVVGKKVEELIARIAQKARAAGIHLILATQRPSVDVITGLIKANVPTRIAFQVSSKIDSRTILDQMGAETLLGMGDMLYNPPGTGLPVRVHGAFVSDDEVHRVVEHLKSQGEPNYIEGILEGGVLEDAEGGGGSGAAAGAGGGEGDEMYDQAVAVVLKHRRASISLVQRHLRIGYNRAARLLEQMEQSGLVSTMQSNGNREILVPAGASDAAE